A region of Saimiri boliviensis isolate mSaiBol1 chromosome 10, mSaiBol1.pri, whole genome shotgun sequence DNA encodes the following proteins:
- the PEG10 gene encoding retrotransposon-derived protein PEG10 isoform 1 (protein translation is dependent on -1 ribosomal frameshift; isoform 1 is encoded by transcript variant 1) produces the protein MRNKRILKTKKRRSGRGGQDPGLHPHRSEVTAGRSPPTPTVAMGPDCPPPPPPPPPNNNNNNNSKHTGHKSACVPNMTERRRDELSEEINNLREKVMKQSEENNNLQNQVQKLTEENTTLREQVEPTPEDEDDDIELRGAAAAAAPPPPIEEECPEDLPEKFDGNPDMLAPFMSQCQVFMEKSTRDFSVDRVRVCFVTSMMTGRAARWASAKLERSHYLMHNYPAFMMEMKHVFEDPQRREAAKRKIRRLRQGMGSVIDYSNAFQMIAQDLDWNEPALIDQYHEGLSDHIQEELSHLEVAKSLSALIGQCIHIERRLARAAAARKPPRSPPRALVLPHVASHHQVDPTEPVGGARMRLTQEEKERRRKLNLCLYCGTGGHYADNCPAKASKASPAGKLPGPAVEGPSATGPEIIRSPQDDASSPHLQVMLQIHLPGRHTLFVRAMIDSGASGNFIDHEYVAQNGIPLRIKDWPILVEAIDGRPIASGPVVHETHDLIVDLGDHREVLSFDVTQSPFFPVVLGVRWLSTHDPNITWSTRSIVFDSEYCRYHCRMYSPIPPSLPPPAPQPPFYYPVDGYRVYQPVRYYYVQNVYTPVDEHVYPDHRLVDPHIEMIPGAHSIPSGHVYSLSESDMAALRDFVARNVKDGLITPTVAPNGAQILQVKRGWKLQVSYDCRAPNNITIQNQYPRLSIPNLEDQAHLATYTEFVPQIPGYQTYPTYAAYPTYPVGFAWYPVGRDGQGRSLYVPVMITWNPHWYRQPPVPQYPPPQPPPPPPPPPPPPSYSTL, from the exons ATGCG aaataagcgcattttgaaaacaaaaaaaagaaggagtgGAAGAGGGGGCCAGGATCCAGGCCTCCATCCCCACAGAAGTGAAGTTACAGCTGGGAGgtctcctcccaccccaaccgTCGCCATGGGTCCCGactgcccacctcctcctcctccccctccccccaacaacaacaacaacaacaactccaAGCACACCGGCCATAAGAGTGCGTGTGTCCCCAACATGACCGAACGAAGGAGAGATGAGCTCTCTGAAGAGATCAACAACTTAAGAGAGAAGGTCATGAAGCAGTCTGAGGAGAACAACAACCTGcagaaccaggtgcagaagctcACAGAGGAGAACACCACCCTTCGAGAGCAAGTGGAACCCACCCCAGAGGATGAGGATGATGACATCGAGCTCCGCGGtgctgcagcagctgctgccccACCCCCTCCAATAGAGGAAGAATGCCCAGAAGACCTCCCAGAGAAGTTTGATGGCAACCCAGACATGCTGGCTCCTTTTATGTCCCAGTGCCAGGTCTTCATGGAAAAGAGCACCAGAGATTTCTCAGTTGATCGTGTCCGTGTCTGCTTCGTGACAAGCATGATGACCGGCCGTGCTGCCCGTTGGGCCTCAGCGAAGCTGGAGCGCTCTCACTACCTGATGCACAACTACCCGGCTTTCATGATGGAAATGAAGCATGTCTTTGAAGACCCTCAGAGGCGAGAGGCTGCCAAACGCAAGATCAGACGACTGCGCCAAGGTATGGGGTCTGTCATCGACTACTCCAATGCTTTCCAGATGATTGCCCAGGACCTGGATTGGAACGAACCTGCACTGATTGACCAGTACCACGAGGGCCTCAGTGACCACATTCAGGAGGAGCTCTCCCACCTCGAGGTCGCCAAGTCGCTGTCTGCTCTGATAGGGCAGTGCATTCACATTGAGAGAAGGCTGGCTAGGGCTGCTGCAGCTCGCAAGCCACCACGCTCGCCACCCCGGGCGCTGGTGTTGCCTCACGTTGCAAGCCACCACCAGGTAGATCCAACTGAGCCGGTGGGAGGTGCCCGCATGCGCCTGacccaggaagaaaaagaaagacgcAGAAAGCTGAACCTCTGCCTCTACTGTGGAACAGGAGGTCACTACGCTGACAACTGTCCTGCCAAGGCCTCGAAGGCTTCGCCGGCGGGA AAACTCCCCGGCCCCGCTGTAGAGGGACCTTCAGCGACCGGGCCAGAAATAATAAGGTCCCCACAAGATGATGCCTCATCTCCTCACTTGCAAGTGATGCTCCAGATTCATCTTCCGGGCAGACACACCCTGTTCGTCCGAGCCATGATCGATTCTGGTGCTTCTGGCAACTTCATTGATCACGAATACGTTGCTCAAAATGGAATTCCTCTAAGAATCAAGGACTGGCCAATACTTGTGGAAGCAATTGATGGGCGCCCCATAGCATCGGGCCCAGTTGTCCACGAAACTCATGACCTGATAGTTGACCTGGGAGATCACCGTGAGGTGCTGTCATTTGATGTGACTCAGTCTCCATTCTTCCCTGTCGTCCTGGGGGTTCGCTGGCTGAGCACACATGATCCCAACATCACCTGGAGCACTCGATCTATCGTCTTTGATTCTGAATACTGCCGCTACCACTGCCGGATGTATTCTCCAATACCACCATCGctcccaccaccagcaccacaaccaccattctattatCCAGTAGATGGATACAGAGTTTACCAACCAGTGAGGTATTACTATGTCCAGAATGTGTACACTCCAGTAGATGAGCACGTTTATCCAGACCACCGCCTGGTTGACCCTCACATAGAAATGATACCTGGAGCACACAGTATTCCTAGCGGACATGTGTACTCACTGTCTGAATCTGATATGGCAGCTCTTCGAGATTTTGTGGCAAGAAATGTAAAGGATGGGCTAATTACTCCAACAGTTGCACCTAATGGAGCCCAAATTCTCCAGGTGAAGAGGGGGTGGAAACTGCAAGTTTCTTATGATTGCCGAGCTCCAAACAATATTACTATCCAGAATCAGTATCCTCGCCTATCTATTCCAAATTTAGAAGACCAAGCGCACCTGGCAACGTACACTGAATTCGTACCTCAAATACCTGGATACCAAACATACCCCACATATGCCGCGTACCCGACCTACCCAGTAGGATTCGCCTGGTACCCAGTGGGACGAGACGGACAAGGAAGATCACTGTATGTACCTGTTATGATCACTTGGAATCCACACTGGTACCGCCAGCCTCCGGTACCACAGTACCCGCCGCCACAGCCGCCACCTCCTCCACCACCGCCGCCGCCACCTCCATCTTACAGTACCCTGTGA
- the PEG10 gene encoding retrotransposon-derived protein PEG10 isoform 2 (isoform 2 is encoded by transcript variant 1), whose amino-acid sequence MRNKRILKTKKRRSGRGGQDPGLHPHRSEVTAGRSPPTPTVAMGPDCPPPPPPPPPNNNNNNNSKHTGHKSACVPNMTERRRDELSEEINNLREKVMKQSEENNNLQNQVQKLTEENTTLREQVEPTPEDEDDDIELRGAAAAAAPPPPIEEECPEDLPEKFDGNPDMLAPFMSQCQVFMEKSTRDFSVDRVRVCFVTSMMTGRAARWASAKLERSHYLMHNYPAFMMEMKHVFEDPQRREAAKRKIRRLRQGMGSVIDYSNAFQMIAQDLDWNEPALIDQYHEGLSDHIQEELSHLEVAKSLSALIGQCIHIERRLARAAAARKPPRSPPRALVLPHVASHHQVDPTEPVGGARMRLTQEEKERRRKLNLCLYCGTGGHYADNCPAKASKASPAGNSPAPL is encoded by the exons ATGCG aaataagcgcattttgaaaacaaaaaaaagaaggagtgGAAGAGGGGGCCAGGATCCAGGCCTCCATCCCCACAGAAGTGAAGTTACAGCTGGGAGgtctcctcccaccccaaccgTCGCCATGGGTCCCGactgcccacctcctcctcctccccctccccccaacaacaacaacaacaacaactccaAGCACACCGGCCATAAGAGTGCGTGTGTCCCCAACATGACCGAACGAAGGAGAGATGAGCTCTCTGAAGAGATCAACAACTTAAGAGAGAAGGTCATGAAGCAGTCTGAGGAGAACAACAACCTGcagaaccaggtgcagaagctcACAGAGGAGAACACCACCCTTCGAGAGCAAGTGGAACCCACCCCAGAGGATGAGGATGATGACATCGAGCTCCGCGGtgctgcagcagctgctgccccACCCCCTCCAATAGAGGAAGAATGCCCAGAAGACCTCCCAGAGAAGTTTGATGGCAACCCAGACATGCTGGCTCCTTTTATGTCCCAGTGCCAGGTCTTCATGGAAAAGAGCACCAGAGATTTCTCAGTTGATCGTGTCCGTGTCTGCTTCGTGACAAGCATGATGACCGGCCGTGCTGCCCGTTGGGCCTCAGCGAAGCTGGAGCGCTCTCACTACCTGATGCACAACTACCCGGCTTTCATGATGGAAATGAAGCATGTCTTTGAAGACCCTCAGAGGCGAGAGGCTGCCAAACGCAAGATCAGACGACTGCGCCAAGGTATGGGGTCTGTCATCGACTACTCCAATGCTTTCCAGATGATTGCCCAGGACCTGGATTGGAACGAACCTGCACTGATTGACCAGTACCACGAGGGCCTCAGTGACCACATTCAGGAGGAGCTCTCCCACCTCGAGGTCGCCAAGTCGCTGTCTGCTCTGATAGGGCAGTGCATTCACATTGAGAGAAGGCTGGCTAGGGCTGCTGCAGCTCGCAAGCCACCACGCTCGCCACCCCGGGCGCTGGTGTTGCCTCACGTTGCAAGCCACCACCAGGTAGATCCAACTGAGCCGGTGGGAGGTGCCCGCATGCGCCTGacccaggaagaaaaagaaagacgcAGAAAGCTGAACCTCTGCCTCTACTGTGGAACAGGAGGTCACTACGCTGACAACTGTCCTGCCAAGGCCTCGAAGGCTTCGCCGGCGGGAAACTCCCCGGCCCCGCTGTAG